The following proteins are co-located in the Acidicapsa acidisoli genome:
- a CDS encoding RluA family pseudouridine synthase produces the protein MSEMESLLVPIEAAGWRLDQFLAGQLSGVSRSRVQQLVEQGDVLVEGKREKASLKLRGGEHVVVTGQQQVTPLEARAEDIPLEIVYEDDDLAVVNKPAGMMVHAGSGATDEARSGGTLVNALLHRFATLSTVGGELRPGIVHRLDKETSGLIIIAKNDAAHEALAEMFASRKITKTYVALVQGVLPEDGATIQAPISRDSVRRTRMTTRRLDGTRHAVSHYRVVERLETRFGAFTLTRVRIETGRTHQIRVHMASISHPVVGDTLYGAPAKIIALPLSTTRKAAREVLKLERNFLHSSELEFSHPITGKEIRLTSPLPRELDEFLARLRTPVTEERPVGSGRAED, from the coding sequence ATGTCTGAAATGGAGTCGCTTTTGGTGCCGATCGAGGCTGCGGGTTGGCGTTTGGACCAGTTCCTGGCCGGGCAGTTGAGCGGCGTGAGCCGGTCGCGAGTGCAGCAACTGGTGGAGCAGGGCGACGTGCTGGTAGAAGGCAAGCGCGAGAAGGCCTCGCTGAAACTGCGCGGCGGCGAGCACGTGGTGGTGACCGGCCAGCAACAGGTGACTCCGCTGGAGGCGCGGGCGGAAGACATTCCGCTGGAGATCGTCTACGAAGACGACGATCTGGCGGTCGTGAACAAACCTGCCGGGATGATGGTCCACGCCGGGTCTGGCGCGACTGATGAGGCGCGCAGCGGCGGAACGCTTGTCAATGCGCTGCTGCATCGCTTCGCCACGCTCTCGACCGTCGGCGGCGAACTCCGGCCGGGAATTGTGCACCGGTTGGACAAGGAAACCAGCGGGCTGATCATCATTGCGAAGAACGACGCCGCGCATGAGGCGCTGGCCGAGATGTTCGCTTCGCGGAAGATCACGAAAACCTATGTGGCTCTGGTGCAGGGGGTTCTGCCCGAGGATGGAGCAACCATTCAAGCTCCGATCAGCCGCGATTCGGTCCGCCGGACGAGGATGACGACGCGCAGGCTGGACGGCACGCGGCACGCGGTTTCGCACTACCGGGTGGTCGAGAGGCTGGAGACGCGTTTCGGGGCCTTCACGCTGACACGGGTGCGAATCGAAACCGGGCGTACGCACCAGATTCGAGTGCACATGGCGTCGATCTCGCATCCGGTGGTGGGAGATACGCTCTACGGAGCTCCGGCGAAGATTATCGCGCTACCGTTGAGCACGACACGGAAGGCTGCGCGAGAGGTGCTGAAGCTGGAGCGGAACTTCCTGCATTCCTCAGAGCTTGAGTTTTCGCACCCGATCACCGGGAAAGAGATTCGACTGACGTCGCCGCTGCCCAGGGAGCTGGACGAGTTTCTGGCAAGGTTGCGCACCCCGGTCACAGAGGAACGGCCTGTAGGAAGCGGACGCGCCGAGGATTGA
- a CDS encoding prolipoprotein diacylglyceryl transferase, with product MLFQIGPLVVPSYGACAALGVLLALWLAQFTAQRAGLNPRHAWNIVVLAVFASLAVSRLVLIAMNLSDLRKHPSWLLAVAMVHHPLLAAVGIGGGTAAVWGYVRWAKLPLRAVTDCLVAPLSVGMAAEQVGALLAGSDFGRDSASSSVFAAITYSNELAARWSGTPLGVPLYPVQAYAAIGALLLAAIACCWLFLSRRKGDATGVWFVGAGLILFVTEIFRDWEGRGVVFAGLADIPQLVGLGMVLLGGVVLIDWRSLIPAAGKVRNV from the coding sequence GTGTTGTTTCAAATCGGTCCGCTCGTGGTTCCCAGCTATGGGGCTTGCGCGGCACTGGGAGTATTGCTGGCGTTGTGGCTGGCGCAGTTCACGGCGCAGAGAGCTGGATTGAACCCTCGACATGCCTGGAACATAGTCGTCCTTGCAGTCTTTGCGTCGCTTGCGGTCTCGCGGCTGGTGCTGATCGCGATGAATCTGAGCGATCTGAGGAAGCATCCGTCGTGGTTGCTGGCGGTTGCGATGGTGCATCATCCTCTGCTGGCCGCGGTCGGGATCGGCGGAGGCACGGCGGCTGTGTGGGGGTATGTGCGCTGGGCAAAATTGCCTCTGCGGGCCGTGACGGATTGCCTGGTTGCTCCGCTTTCCGTCGGAATGGCGGCGGAACAGGTTGGCGCGCTTCTGGCCGGTAGTGACTTTGGGCGCGATAGTGCGTCTTCTTCTGTGTTCGCCGCTATTACCTATTCGAACGAGCTTGCAGCGCGATGGAGTGGAACTCCGCTGGGCGTTCCGCTGTACCCCGTGCAGGCGTACGCGGCCATTGGAGCTTTGCTCCTGGCAGCAATCGCGTGTTGCTGGCTGTTTTTGTCGCGACGCAAGGGAGATGCGACGGGTGTCTGGTTTGTGGGTGCCGGATTGATCCTGTTTGTGACCGAGATATTTCGGGACTGGGAGGGGCGCGGTGTTGTTTTTGCGGGGCTGGCTGATATCCCTCAACTGGTAGGCTTGGGGATGGTGCTGTTGGGCGGAGTGGTGCTGATTGACTGGCGATCGCTCATTCCAGCGGCAGGGAAGGTTCGTAATGTCTGA
- a CDS encoding EF-hand domain-containing protein — translation MLTRTQTLGLAAALAAVFAVGALVKTAGAAAQAGSQSAPAFTPQSQPVAAGEFEAKRLLVLIDADKSGTVSKKEFMDFMSAEFDRLDVNHDGVLDVKELEQSQLMQAHRGGGHR, via the coding sequence ATGCTTACGAGGACACAGACGTTGGGGCTGGCCGCCGCTCTGGCCGCGGTATTTGCAGTCGGCGCTCTGGTGAAAACAGCGGGTGCGGCGGCGCAAGCGGGAAGTCAGAGTGCGCCGGCCTTTACGCCGCAGTCGCAACCAGTTGCAGCAGGCGAGTTTGAAGCGAAAAGGCTTCTGGTGTTGATCGATGCGGACAAGAGCGGCACGGTGTCGAAGAAGGAATTCATGGATTTCATGAGCGCCGAGTTCGATCGGCTGGATGTCAATCACGACGGTGTACTGGATGTGAAGGAGTTGGAACAGTCGCAGCTGATGCAGGCGCATCGTGGAGGCGGGCATAGATAG
- a CDS encoding DUF4870 domain-containing protein translates to MQENVAGLLCYVLGWLTGIIMLLVDKRPFVRFHAAQSIVVFGTLFVLRVVLGFAFIGSYHYGFFAVEGLISLALSLITLAAWIVLMVMAYQGRRFEVPIAAGIAQSIAGKVA, encoded by the coding sequence TTGCAGGAAAACGTAGCAGGCCTGTTGTGTTACGTGCTTGGCTGGCTGACCGGAATCATCATGCTGCTGGTCGACAAGCGGCCGTTTGTGCGCTTTCACGCGGCGCAATCCATTGTGGTCTTTGGCACGCTGTTCGTGCTTCGGGTCGTGCTTGGATTTGCGTTTATTGGCAGCTATCACTACGGTTTCTTCGCGGTTGAGGGCTTGATTTCGCTGGCGCTCTCGTTGATCACGCTCGCCGCCTGGATTGTGCTGATGGTTATGGCATACCAGGGCAGGCGATTCGAGGTGCCGATTGCGGCGGGAATTGCGCAAAGCATCGCCGGGAAGGTCGCGTAA
- a CDS encoding putative bifunctional diguanylate cyclase/phosphodiesterase: MIASYHLNLVALSLVVAILASHTALDVSRRVSAIRQAGRPHHLWLIGGSTAMGIGIWSMHFIGMLAVSMSMQVGYDPGVTAYSLLIAIVVSCLALYVVVNHNRLSRTAFLGGGILMGLGIACMHYTGMAAMQMRPAIRYDPWLFAASVLIAILASWAALWIAFSLRNPDQSHFLLKRIMAAVVMGFAIAGMHYTGMSAMALSSGTICLAAHGIDQEHLALAVAAGTLTAFGLAFLFFLLEMRFSLVALDPLTGLHNRATFMKRMECAIRSSRHTGRPVALMFLDLDGFKLVNDSFGHMVGDMVLKAFSQHLRRCTRSSDILARIGGDEFVMLIPDLHEAGNVASVAANITSRLQDCVLKGGASVRVTTSIGIAIFPQDGESAELLLKHADIAMYAAKDKGRNGYCLFKPDMSEAADRVLSIQRGLDEAIERKQLSLHFQALFDSSTRAIASAEALLRWKHPDMGDISPAEFIPIAERSGQIIPIGKWVIREACDHLRRWTRAGLPSVKLAINLSPHQLSQPNFVEMVHAIFVESAVSPHQAIFEITETVAMQDAEKTTGIIHHFQSLGFDIAIDDFGTGYSSLAYLQQFRSKQLKMDRFFTHGLDSHGDEGVALVSAIIALAHSLKINVVAEGVETRTQLARLQSLACDQLQGFLLARPLNAADFEDLLRCRTADHHVIEFHARPSDQNGMKDKTA; this comes from the coding sequence ATGATCGCTTCCTATCACCTGAATCTGGTCGCACTTTCACTCGTTGTTGCCATTCTCGCCTCGCACACGGCGCTCGATGTTTCACGGCGGGTCAGCGCAATCCGGCAAGCAGGGCGGCCGCATCATCTCTGGCTCATCGGTGGTTCGACTGCAATGGGTATCGGCATCTGGTCGATGCACTTTATTGGCATGCTCGCCGTTTCGATGTCAATGCAAGTCGGATACGACCCTGGAGTTACGGCCTATTCTCTGTTGATCGCAATCGTAGTCTCCTGCCTGGCGTTGTATGTTGTGGTAAACCACAACAGGCTCTCGCGAACCGCGTTCCTGGGCGGCGGAATCCTGATGGGTCTCGGCATCGCCTGCATGCACTATACCGGCATGGCCGCGATGCAAATGCGTCCAGCCATCCGATATGATCCGTGGCTCTTCGCCGCATCGGTTTTGATTGCGATCCTGGCGTCCTGGGCCGCTTTGTGGATCGCGTTTTCGCTGCGTAACCCCGATCAGAGCCATTTCCTTCTCAAGCGGATCATGGCTGCTGTGGTTATGGGGTTCGCCATCGCCGGCATGCACTACACCGGCATGAGCGCCATGGCGCTTTCCAGCGGAACAATCTGCCTTGCCGCTCATGGCATCGACCAGGAGCACCTAGCGCTGGCAGTCGCAGCAGGCACGCTCACCGCATTCGGACTTGCATTTTTGTTCTTCCTGCTCGAGATGCGGTTTTCTCTGGTTGCGCTTGATCCGCTGACTGGACTGCATAATCGCGCAACTTTCATGAAACGCATGGAATGCGCGATCAGGTCTTCCCGCCATACCGGCCGGCCAGTCGCCCTGATGTTCCTGGACCTCGACGGATTCAAGTTAGTGAATGATTCGTTCGGGCACATGGTGGGCGACATGGTGCTCAAAGCATTCTCGCAACACTTGAGAAGGTGCACCCGCAGCAGCGACATCCTGGCGCGGATCGGCGGCGATGAATTCGTGATGTTGATTCCAGATCTGCACGAGGCAGGTAACGTAGCCTCCGTAGCTGCAAACATTACGTCCCGGCTGCAAGACTGCGTCCTCAAAGGGGGCGCTTCCGTGAGGGTGACCACTTCGATTGGCATTGCAATATTTCCGCAGGATGGCGAATCGGCCGAACTCCTTCTCAAACATGCCGACATTGCAATGTATGCTGCAAAGGATAAGGGCCGGAACGGCTATTGTCTTTTCAAGCCCGACATGAGCGAGGCCGCGGATCGCGTCCTAAGTATTCAGCGCGGTCTCGATGAGGCAATCGAAAGGAAGCAGTTATCTCTGCACTTTCAGGCGCTATTCGATAGCTCGACGCGAGCCATTGCCAGCGCCGAAGCGCTTCTGCGCTGGAAACATCCCGATATGGGCGATATCTCTCCGGCCGAATTTATCCCGATCGCAGAACGCTCCGGCCAGATCATTCCAATCGGCAAATGGGTCATACGCGAGGCGTGCGATCACTTGCGGCGATGGACCCGCGCAGGATTACCGAGCGTAAAGCTTGCCATTAACCTGTCTCCACACCAGTTGAGTCAGCCGAACTTCGTGGAGATGGTTCACGCCATCTTTGTCGAAAGCGCAGTCTCTCCCCATCAGGCTATCTTTGAGATCACCGAAACCGTCGCTATGCAAGACGCGGAAAAGACCACAGGAATCATCCACCACTTTCAATCGCTGGGCTTCGATATAGCGATTGACGATTTCGGCACCGGCTATTCCAGTCTTGCGTATCTTCAGCAATTTCGTTCAAAGCAGCTCAAGATGGATCGATTCTTTACCCACGGCCTCGATAGTCATGGGGACGAAGGAGTAGCTCTGGTGTCTGCAATTATCGCGCTCGCGCATTCGTTGAAGATAAATGTCGTTGCCGAAGGCGTAGAAACCAGGACACAGTTAGCTCGACTGCAGAGTCTCGCATGTGATCAGTTGCAGGGTTTTCTCCTCGCCAGACCTCTGAATGCAGCCGACTTCGAAGACCTTCTCCGCTGCCGGACAGCCGATCATCATGTGATCGAGTTTCACGCCAGGCCGTCCGATCAGAACGGGATGAAAGACAAGACCGCCTGA
- a CDS encoding S10 family peptidase: MPVLSALILVAGLGFPFLSTSASAQADKDKAPATDKDKGASGASDKNALPPLPADAHVQQSIDFDGKPLKYTVTVGTLPVRDKDGKTSGEVVFTSYVAEGSNRPVTFALNGGPGASSVYLNFGAIGPKTLKVGNEGDSPSDPATLNDNPGTWLDFTDLVFIDPVGTGFSRSLVSPEETKKQFYSTTPDIEYLSRVIYDWLVKNDRLASRKYLVGESYGGFRGPRITHFLQSQLGVAMNGVVLVSPYLNPAQDDNGDLSPIPWMVTLPSITAAHLEREGKLTPAAMADVIAYTQGEYATDLLKGHSDPEATPRLIKKVTDLTGLDPAFVKYSGGRLETGAYLREAHREEGKLSSVYDSNVTSFDPFPFAPDQRANDPILASIIAPTTTAMVDFVTRTVGWKIDARYNALSYDVNRQWDRGDDLRKGSVPDLREAVAADPKLRVLIVHGWNDLSCPFMGSVLTVDQMPVMGDPARVAVREYPGGHMFYTRPASREQLHSDVKAMFNQH; encoded by the coding sequence ATGCCAGTCTTGAGCGCCTTGATTCTCGTCGCAGGCCTCGGCTTTCCATTCCTTTCAACCTCCGCATCCGCGCAGGCGGACAAAGACAAGGCACCCGCCACCGACAAGGACAAGGGCGCTTCGGGAGCAAGTGACAAGAATGCCTTGCCGCCGTTGCCGGCTGACGCTCATGTGCAGCAAAGCATTGATTTCGATGGCAAGCCGCTGAAATACACCGTGACTGTGGGTACGCTGCCGGTGCGCGATAAGGACGGCAAGACGAGCGGTGAGGTTGTCTTCACCTCATACGTCGCGGAAGGCAGCAACCGTCCTGTGACATTTGCTCTGAATGGCGGACCGGGCGCGTCGTCGGTGTATCTGAACTTTGGCGCCATCGGTCCCAAGACACTCAAAGTCGGCAACGAAGGCGACAGCCCGTCCGATCCGGCAACGCTGAATGACAATCCCGGCACCTGGCTGGATTTCACCGACCTGGTGTTTATTGACCCTGTTGGAACGGGTTTCAGCCGTTCGCTTGTCTCGCCCGAGGAGACCAAGAAGCAGTTCTACTCGACAACTCCAGATATCGAGTATCTTTCGCGAGTTATCTACGACTGGCTGGTTAAGAACGACCGCCTCGCCTCTCGGAAGTACCTGGTTGGCGAGAGTTATGGCGGATTTCGCGGGCCAAGGATTACTCATTTTCTGCAATCTCAGTTAGGGGTTGCGATGAATGGCGTTGTGCTGGTTTCGCCATATCTGAACCCGGCGCAGGATGATAACGGCGACCTGTCTCCGATTCCCTGGATGGTAACCTTGCCTTCAATTACGGCTGCGCACCTGGAGCGGGAAGGCAAGCTGACGCCAGCGGCGATGGCGGATGTTATCGCCTATACGCAGGGGGAATATGCGACGGATCTCTTAAAGGGACACAGCGACCCGGAGGCGACTCCGCGGCTGATCAAGAAAGTCACGGACCTTACCGGGCTGGACCCCGCTTTTGTAAAGTATTCCGGCGGACGCCTCGAGACGGGAGCTTATCTGCGAGAGGCCCATCGCGAAGAAGGCAAACTTAGTTCGGTATACGACTCAAATGTAACCTCCTTCGATCCTTTTCCGTTTGCTCCGGACCAACGGGCGAATGATCCGATTCTTGCCAGCATCATTGCACCAACTACAACGGCCATGGTGGATTTTGTAACTCGAACCGTTGGTTGGAAGATAGATGCTCGCTACAACGCGCTCTCGTATGACGTCAACCGTCAATGGGATCGTGGCGACGATCTACGCAAGGGTTCGGTGCCTGACCTGCGCGAGGCAGTGGCTGCCGATCCAAAGCTGCGGGTGTTGATCGTACACGGCTGGAACGATCTTTCCTGCCCGTTTATGGGATCGGTGCTTACGGTGGATCAGATGCCGGTGATGGGCGATCCTGCGCGCGTAGCGGTGCGCGAGTATCCCGGCGGGCATATGTTCTACACCCGTCCGGCGAGCCGCGAACAGTTACATTCCGACGTAAAGGCTATGTTTAATCAGCACTAG
- a CDS encoding catalase family peroxidase has translation MPLPNDEKLLALANDLLQQFDQIFGLNPGLRPAHAKGMMLKGIFHPAPAAASLSRAPHFTRESTPVSVRFSNSTGVLLIPDNDPNADPRGLAVRFHLAERVHTDIVSHSTDGFPTHTGAEFLEFLRALASTKPDSPHPNPIEVYLGGHPTALAFVQTPKPAPSSFARETYYGVTAMRFLNTNGASRHGRYRIIPEAGNDHVSAEAAAAKSANYLFAELDERVAKAPIRFRIAVQLANEGDEVNNATIHWPADREILEIGSLELTEKVGDDAAEQKHIIFDPIPRVDGIEPSDDPLLELRAAIYLLSGRRRRAA, from the coding sequence ATGCCACTTCCCAACGATGAAAAGCTGCTAGCCCTTGCCAATGACCTTCTCCAACAATTCGACCAGATCTTTGGCCTCAATCCGGGTTTACGGCCCGCTCACGCCAAAGGCATGATGCTCAAAGGGATCTTTCATCCCGCGCCGGCTGCCGCATCTCTTTCACGGGCGCCGCATTTCACGCGGGAATCTACGCCTGTATCGGTGCGGTTCTCAAACTCCACGGGAGTTCTGCTGATTCCTGACAACGATCCCAATGCCGATCCGCGCGGACTTGCTGTTCGATTTCATCTCGCCGAACGGGTTCACACCGATATCGTCAGCCACTCAACCGATGGATTTCCGACCCACACTGGCGCCGAATTTCTCGAATTTCTTCGCGCACTCGCGTCCACCAAGCCCGACTCTCCGCACCCGAACCCCATCGAGGTATACCTCGGCGGCCACCCCACGGCACTGGCCTTTGTTCAGACGCCCAAGCCGGCTCCCTCAAGCTTTGCCCGCGAAACCTACTACGGGGTTACGGCGATGCGCTTTCTCAATACAAATGGGGCCAGCCGCCATGGGCGTTACAGGATCATTCCAGAAGCCGGAAACGACCACGTGAGCGCGGAAGCTGCCGCGGCGAAGTCTGCGAATTACCTCTTCGCCGAACTCGACGAACGGGTTGCCAAAGCTCCAATCCGGTTCAGGATTGCGGTTCAACTGGCCAACGAAGGCGATGAAGTGAACAACGCTACGATTCATTGGCCGGCAGACCGCGAGATCCTTGAGATTGGATCGCTTGAGCTGACAGAGAAGGTCGGCGACGACGCGGCAGAGCAGAAGCACATCATCTTTGATCCGATCCCGCGCGTCGACGGAATCGAACCCTCCGACGACCCGCTGCTTGAACTTCGAGCGGCGATCTACCTGCTGAGCGGCCGCCGCCGCCGCGCTGCCTGA
- a CDS encoding cell division protein ZapA, producing MVQRNKPFGKAPSHPAAKSEQSYVTVEIYDQTYHLSGPDNVQVQRLAARVDARMRAVASTGRTADSLRVAVLAALNLADELARAEDRLLKLEGSLDAAESASLHIRAINLRGLLDTVLDEERKTGS from the coding sequence ATGGTCCAACGCAACAAGCCTTTCGGCAAAGCACCCAGCCATCCAGCGGCCAAGTCGGAGCAGTCATACGTGACCGTCGAAATCTATGACCAGACTTACCACCTCTCCGGTCCGGATAACGTACAGGTGCAGCGTCTTGCTGCGCGGGTCGATGCTCGAATGCGTGCGGTCGCCTCGACGGGGCGTACCGCCGATTCGCTCCGGGTCGCTGTGCTTGCCGCGCTCAATCTGGCGGACGAGTTGGCGCGCGCTGAAGACCGGCTGCTCAAGCTGGAGGGCTCGCTCGACGCGGCCGAGTCCGCCAGCCTGCATATCCGCGCCATTAACCTGCGGGGTTTGCTGGACACGGTTCTGGACGAGGAGCGCAAGACCGGTTCTTGA